A genomic region of Jeotgalibaca ciconiae contains the following coding sequences:
- a CDS encoding LysR family transcriptional regulator produces the protein MTEMNSPEMLQYLNTLLKQGNYTKAAKELYISQPYLTQVIKRVEKNLGIAIINRQSSPLQLTEAGREYYRYLSSLENEQDVFRKRIAKYSSTEQTVIRIGILSSLGTYLLPLFLPEYLKEYPQVHIELHEEFPHYNEQKALNGELDFFIGQNPEALSPNLTIYSRGKHRYFAIIPESASVYQEGEYFLNPQSISLKKLLQEKLVLTTHGSAIRRQVDYLVKKLNIQPDIILESNNIFTVAELAKENLGVTFVPESVPLGETNNRFNIYPMPLDFISLDYFIAHSANKTLNSDEEKLIAAFMDHLQFNLHEDELDQ, from the coding sequence ATGACCGAAATGAACTCGCCAGAGATGTTGCAATATTTAAATACCCTACTAAAACAAGGTAATTACACAAAAGCAGCTAAGGAATTGTATATTTCTCAACCTTATTTGACTCAAGTGATTAAAAGGGTCGAAAAAAATCTTGGGATTGCGATTATCAATCGCCAGTCATCCCCTCTCCAATTAACAGAAGCAGGAAGAGAATATTATCGTTATCTCAGTTCGTTAGAAAATGAACAAGATGTTTTTCGTAAACGGATTGCGAAATATTCGTCCACTGAACAAACTGTGATTCGCATCGGTATTCTCTCCAGTTTAGGAACTTATTTATTGCCTTTGTTTCTGCCGGAGTATCTAAAAGAGTATCCGCAAGTACACATCGAATTGCATGAAGAATTTCCTCACTATAACGAGCAAAAAGCTTTAAATGGTGAATTAGATTTTTTTATTGGTCAAAATCCCGAGGCACTATCACCAAATTTAACGATCTATTCACGTGGCAAACATCGCTACTTTGCGATTATTCCAGAATCTGCCAGCGTTTATCAAGAAGGAGAATATTTCTTAAATCCGCAAAGCATTTCTCTAAAAAAACTGCTTCAAGAGAAATTGGTGCTAACAACACATGGTTCTGCGATTCGTCGTCAAGTTGATTATCTGGTGAAAAAGTTGAATATACAGCCGGATATTATCTTGGAAAGTAATAATATCTTTACTGTTGCTGAACTGGCCAAAGAAAATCTTGGAGTTACATTTGTTCCAGAAAGTGTTCCTCTTGGTGAAACAAATAATCGCTTCAATATCTATCCGATGCCCTTAGACTTTATTTCTCTTGATTATTTTATCGCCCACTCTGCAAATAAAACATTGAATTCAGATGAGGAGAAGCTGATTGCAGCCTTTATGGATCATCTGCAGTTTAACTTACATGAGGATGAGTTAGATCAGTGA
- a CDS encoding NADPH-dependent FMN reductase translates to MKLIGIVGTNSNQSTNRRLLQFIQKSFSEKADIEICEIKDLPAFNEPKEHTAPSEVKKLSDKIEAADGVIISTPEYDHTIPAALKSVLEWLSYTTRPLIDKPVMVVGASHGSLGSSRAQAHLRQILDAPELKARIMPSAEFLLGNSLAAFDESGNMISEDKKQELTECFEEFLMFVKLTNQLLEEHDFTTSKKKKFTWEQAADGGNNE, encoded by the coding sequence ATGAAATTAATCGGAATTGTTGGAACAAACTCGAACCAGTCAACTAATCGGAGGTTATTGCAGTTTATACAGAAGTCTTTTTCCGAAAAAGCTGACATTGAAATTTGTGAAATAAAAGATTTACCAGCATTTAATGAACCCAAGGAGCACACAGCCCCATCGGAGGTAAAAAAATTATCCGATAAAATTGAAGCGGCTGATGGTGTCATCATTAGTACACCGGAATATGACCATACGATCCCTGCAGCACTAAAAAGCGTCCTGGAGTGGTTATCTTATACAACCCGTCCATTAATTGACAAACCAGTAATGGTAGTGGGAGCCTCTCATGGTTCATTAGGCTCTTCAAGAGCTCAAGCTCATCTACGTCAGATTTTGGACGCACCGGAATTGAAAGCTCGTATCATGCCAAGCGCTGAGTTCTTACTAGGAAATTCTCTGGCTGCTTTTGATGAATCAGGAAACATGATTAGTGAAGACAAAAAGCAAGAATTAACGGAGTGCTTTGAAGAATTTTTGATGTTTGTAAAATTAACCAATCAATTACTCGAAGAACACGATTTTACAACAAGCAAGAAGAAAAAGTTTACTTGGGAACAGGCTGCGGATGGAGGAAATAACGAATGA
- a CDS encoding FAD:protein FMN transferase has translation MVEGKRTLQLMGTKIQLWVSHENYEDLLDEAEKKLISYEQRFSANDSSSDLMKVNRAAGVSPVHVDQELFELISIGKRQSLIKGSSLNIAIGPLIQAWRIGFQDVHYPGDSKIQELLKIINPQKIQLSETEQTVFLEEKGMAIDLGALAKGYFADNIIAFFRQQGARGAFIDLGGNVLTYGVTPTQSHQWRIGIQNPFLPRGNYAAAVDVRNQSIVTSGIYERSFEWNNRTYHHIFNSQTGYPIQTDLASITIISDQSLDGEIWTTRLFGKKATTIIAEINQIPDLEGIVITTQGELAYSKGLVDRIHLF, from the coding sequence ATAGTGGAAGGAAAAAGAACACTCCAATTAATGGGGACAAAAATCCAACTTTGGGTAAGTCACGAGAACTATGAGGATTTGTTGGATGAGGCTGAAAAAAAACTCATTTCCTATGAGCAGCGATTCAGTGCCAATGACTCCTCTTCTGATTTGATGAAAGTGAACCGAGCTGCCGGAGTATCGCCGGTTCATGTGGATCAGGAATTGTTTGAGTTAATTTCTATCGGAAAGAGACAGAGCCTTATTAAAGGAAGTTCGCTAAATATTGCGATTGGTCCTCTGATTCAAGCGTGGCGTATTGGCTTTCAAGATGTTCATTATCCAGGTGATTCAAAGATTCAAGAACTTTTGAAAATTATTAATCCGCAGAAAATCCAACTTTCTGAAACAGAACAAACAGTCTTTCTTGAAGAAAAAGGAATGGCCATTGATTTAGGAGCACTTGCGAAAGGGTACTTTGCAGATAACATAATTGCTTTTTTCAGACAGCAGGGAGCTCGAGGAGCTTTTATTGATTTAGGAGGAAATGTGCTGACATATGGAGTAACCCCAACTCAAAGTCACCAATGGCGAATAGGGATCCAAAATCCGTTTTTACCTAGAGGAAATTATGCAGCAGCAGTCGATGTTAGAAATCAATCGATAGTAACTTCAGGAATCTACGAGCGCAGCTTTGAATGGAATAATCGAACCTATCACCATATTTTTAACAGCCAGACTGGTTATCCTATTCAAACAGATCTTGCCAGTATCACGATTATTTCTGACCAATCTTTGGATGGAGAAATTTGGACGACTCGTCTATTTGGGAAAAAGGCCACGACAATCATTGCGGAAATCAATCAGATTCCTGATCTTGAAGGGATTGTCATTACTACGCAAGGAGAACTAGCCTACTCAAAAGGATTGGTAGATCGCATCCATCTTTTTTGA
- a CDS encoding YsnF/AvaK domain-containing protein yields the protein MNRIVEGSYVRVDDALRAVERLRDQGYSKNSITLIANESVRNSIPYTMDAEVTTDTDMRDNVHDDDRSLWEKIKDAFTMDDDYDVNRYDDPEYNTDDDPLFEYRSDIEQGNILLLIDEDASRNTTVDTTLTDDTRATDPLLTEDMDVDVNATDPLLTEDVDMDPTVPAPPLDDDYLTDENEETIRLREERLDVGTQEVQTGEVRLGKHVTEETETIDVPVTHEEVIVERHPVRDSHSTDETITDIDGTEEVVIPVTEEQVNVQKHTDVVEEVDVRKEKVTEQKKVSDTVRKEELDIDSSGDVRIEDEDEDLNRPL from the coding sequence ATGAACAGAATTGTAGAAGGAAGTTATGTAAGGGTGGACGATGCACTGAGAGCAGTAGAGCGGTTGAGAGACCAAGGCTACAGCAAAAATAGCATCACTCTCATTGCTAATGAAAGTGTGAGAAATTCCATTCCTTATACGATGGATGCAGAAGTAACGACAGACACGGACATGAGAGACAACGTACACGACGATGATCGATCACTCTGGGAAAAAATTAAAGATGCATTTACGATGGATGATGACTATGATGTCAATCGTTATGATGACCCTGAATACAATACAGATGATGACCCATTGTTCGAATATAGAAGTGATATCGAACAAGGGAACATTCTTCTTTTAATTGATGAGGATGCATCAAGGAATACAACTGTAGACACGACCTTAACTGATGATACAAGAGCTACGGATCCTTTATTAACAGAAGACATGGATGTAGATGTGAATGCAACAGATCCACTGTTAACGGAAGATGTGGATATGGATCCAACAGTTCCTGCACCTCCTTTAGACGATGACTATCTTACAGACGAAAATGAAGAAACGATTCGTTTGAGAGAAGAACGTCTTGACGTAGGTACTCAAGAAGTTCAAACAGGAGAAGTTCGCCTAGGCAAGCATGTTACCGAAGAAACGGAAACGATTGATGTTCCAGTAACTCACGAAGAAGTAATCGTGGAAAGACATCCAGTGAGAGATTCTCATTCAACAGATGAGACCATTACGGATATTGATGGAACAGAAGAAGTAGTAATCCCCGTTACGGAAGAACAAGTGAACGTCCAAAAACATACGGATGTTGTAGAAGAAGTGGATGTTCGTAAAGAAAAAGTTACGGAACAAAAGAAAGTTTCTGATACCGTTCGTAAAGAAGAATTGGATATCGACTCTTCAGGAGATGTTCGTATAGAAGATGAAGACGAGGACTTAAACCGTCCTTTGTAA